The following is a genomic window from Fundulus heteroclitus isolate FHET01 unplaced genomic scaffold, MU-UCD_Fhet_4.1 scaffold_78, whole genome shotgun sequence.
TTCTATACGGCTCCCAGGGTACCGGGGGCCGGTCGTTCCGGTGTTGTTTGCTGCTAGAAAAACGAAATATGTTCAGAGAGacgctgttgtttttaaatctgctgACAGACAGCGACGCTTATCGCCACTTCTGGGAGTGTTGCCCTCAGATTTGTCTTGCAGGCAAAGGCGATAGGAGGCAGCGCTGAACAGGGTACTTTTAgtgccttttgttttgtttgcgcCTCTTTAGAGTCCTTCAGACTTCTTTTTTGGACTTTGGGAGAATCAGCATCTTCGTGTTGATTTTATATCTTGCAATGTTATCATATTTTCCACTTGTTTATGTGCAGAATCAGTTTTGTactggtgtgtttgtgtgtcagaaTAGGGGCAGTACTTAGCACTTATTAGAATGTACTTTACCTGTTAAATGAAATATCTGTTAGGTATATGTATCCTttgaatctattttattttactctgtGACTGCACATCCGGTGAGAACAGAACTTTCATAGTTTCCACCAATGGTTAATCTTGAAACAACTGCACGGTGCATGAATCTATTTTATAGTTTTGACGAGTAATATTACACTACTGGAATGTGAATCCAAAACAACTGCTTTGCCTCTCTCAGCtcatgtttgttgttgtttttgttgttgtgtacAACTGAATAAATTTTGTCCTAAAGAtgcatcatttatttttccGCCGTATAGGAATTCACAAACGTAATATATCTGCTACAAATGGCTAGAACTAAACAGACATCTAAAGACAAACTGTAAGCATATATTTCTGTAAAAGTTGCTGCTTTTCGGAAATTAACAGCAGAGGTGgatagtaactagttacatttacttagttataatttacttgagtaacattttgaacaaaatatatttataggagcattttactgcactgtactttctacttttacttAAGTCATATTCTTACTCAAGTATCACaaattttacttaagtaaaatttctggctactctacctactgagagtaacttcatgaatagagaactgacttgttttaaccaaaaatgcaccagagagacaaaaatcaagagtttatgttaaagtgagacttcttgtttgtgcACAAGttttgtcatttcaatgttatcttctatctgctgagctcattgaggtcgaatgaacatacagtaaacagtagatgctgtcattggaagtacattgcactgttctaacatactttatatacatttgtttattCAAGGATCCCCATTAGTCTTTACATAAGTAGATACTATTCATCCTGGGGTCCACACCACAACTATTACaattacataattaaaaaacacacaactgctataagtattgctttcaagtttaacgttaaaaaaatataaaaaaaaaaacagtttctttaGTCTTTAGTGTCTTCAGTGTACCTTTTCTCTTTCAAATACAAGGATTTGGACAtgaaccttatatttttgtctgtccggTTGAATAATTTTCAACTATTAAATCATCAGATCTTATGATTTTTTACTCAGtagagtagccttcttactgaatactcttttttttactcttacttgagtaattttttaGCTGActactgtttatttttaagttgaataaaaatatgttgaagtagtgctactcttacttgagtacaatttttggctactctacctatCTCTGAATAACAGGTtatttaagggggaaaaaataaaattctgtcCTCCACTCCCGTTTCCTGCCTAAACATGAAACCTACAAGTCAACGGAGAGGGACAAACAACCCCCACGACGAACCAGCACGTTTTACGTCACCCGGAAGTGACTGACGTCTGGTTTACTCGGACGTAAACATGGAGGAGCGAGAGGCGCTTAAGAGGCAGATTGAACTTCTACAAGGTTTGCTTCTTGTTTTTCCCCCTCAATATCGTCTGTTTTCTGTGACACCAGCCGAGGGGAGAGTTTCTGTTCTTCTTTACTTTAATGGACCTGCCGTGTGTAATGTTAGACAAGCTTTCCTTCACACCATTTAGACACAAACGTTAACCGTTAGCTCGCTTAGTTTGAAGTTTAGGAGCGTTGTCACCAAAGTGTACAAATAGAAGCCCGTTCGGGCTAAACTGTTGACACATGTCCTCTCACTTTGAGGAGTTCTGCTGGTGCCATTAAGAAGACTCATTCTGTCTTCCTGTAAAGTGTGGCGTTTacatcagaaatgtttttattttaaaaacaaacagccgCAATAATAACAAATGATCCGTTCGGTTTGAGAGTTGAACGTAACCGCCTTAACAGTAGCAGACTTCATAACATCGAttctgtaacaaaacaaaattgaaaaaaaaacaaaacaaaacaaaaaaatcacaactgTTTTGAGAAAGTTACCCCGTGCTGCTTGAATAGGATTTAAGAGTCATTAAAGCTGAATAAATGATGATCATCAGTTTTACCCCCTGTAAAGGAGCAGAAGTGATGAAGGGTTGTTGCCCTGGATCAGACGTGTGTGTCTTCCATGAAATCCTTCCTGGCACAGCCATTACCATCTCCAGTGACTCTTTGAAAAGACTTGGCTAATGAGACACCATTCAATGTCCAATTTCACTTTAGGAACAGCACAATatttttaactgaattgaaataaacTTGTTAATTCCAAAGTGAAAAGCATTTCAGATAGCTGACAACATTGCAAGGACTCGGGTACCCCAGCTAACTCCCTCACAGTCAACTGGTCTCAGTTAGCAATGGACGTTAAAAGTGAAACTTCAtgacaaaacaatacaaaaaatgaCCCGAAGCAAATATGGCTTGTTTAGAACTGATAAGGGGAAGATGATTTGACAGATGAGCCCATCATGCTGGTCTACAACCTGATATGTGCTATCAGGCACAGGGTAGGGGTGTAATCATCTTCCTCTTCGAACTCTTCTTAGACCCGACCCACGCTGGGTCATCCAGAGAACACAAATCACAAACCCAACAGCAAACATGTTCTCTTATGTTTCAGGTGAGATCTTTTCTTCAAGACCAGCTCACTTTCATTATGCCCTGTTATGTTAAACCCTGGAATAGAAAGGGGCCATGCTTTATTTTCACTATGGCTGTATATAAGTGTGCAAAACCATGGTTCCTTAGCAAATATCAAAGTTACCCAGCACGTATTCACCCTAGCTAGTACTACCACTGGGTAAGGTTaagctaactgttagcatgtagGATTTCCAAACCCAACTTGGAATTTAGAATGCTCTCCAGTCCAACGATGGACCTGTTTTGGTACCTTGTTTAGAcgtgtttgtttctttgacaTCCaaatgtggggggaaaaacgCTGTTTCTGCCAGTCAGACCTCAGAAagtttagaaataaacaaaagctcTTTTTAAATCCTCAGATCTGATCGATAGGCATAAGAGCGTCCACGGAGATGAACCGATCACCGCGGCGGCGCAGAGGCAACCTGAAGTTCCTACAGCAGCCAAAGGCGGAAGTCTCAGCGCAGCTTTTGTCCATCCTCACAGCTCCAGAGGGCGTGGAAGTTGGAGGAAGACGTACTCTCTGAGAAATGACCACCCCCAGTCCACTGTACGACGTCCCTCCACTGTTCCCTCCACTTCCCTTTGTCCACCCGCCTCCCAGTACGGAAGTGGCAGCATCTCCTCCACAATCGACAGAAAGGGGCTTGAAACCGATCTCAGCAAAACTGCTACTTTGTCAGGGAATCTTACTctaaagaaagaagaaatttCAGCCAGGAAAATGGAAACGAGTGCCGCAGCGACAGAGCGATTGAACGCACTCTCTGCTAAGCGAGGTTCGAGTTCACGTAGCATCGATGTCCAGCGAGATGCGGCAGAGACTCAGGGGGGTCAGCAAAAGGCTGAAACCAGGTCTGTCATTCTGCCAGGAAAGAAAACTGGAGCTTCATGCAAGGTTCCCTCGTCTGTTAACACCGACGCTTTAATGAGTTCTAAGAACAGTGTTCTAGTGCAAAACAAGCCTCCCCCCAACAGTCAAACCGGCTCAGAAAGCTGCAAGACGCATAATTCATCAACCTTACCAGCTCTGTCCAGTGATCTCACCAAACCGCCGCTACGTTCTCCTTCCAAAGAGTCAAAACACTCCGCCCCGGGTTTCCAGGTTAATGCGGCATGTTTAAAAAAGTCCAAATTCACCTGGGTGAAGAGCCAGACTGCGGACCCGGAGCCCAAAGCAGCCAGCTCTGCTTCCGTACCAAACAGAGTCACGCATTCTCACACGCCTGTCCTCAAAGCTCCGCCGACTGTCGGGAGTCCGTCATCAGGTGTATTAAGTAAGAAAACGCCCCACAGGAAGGTTCCTCGAAAGCTCAGCCCTGTCACCGTAGCCCCCAAGACTTCAAAGTACAGGTGGGTTTCCTCCTCTGGGGCCCAAACCAAGAACCAGCGCAAACCAACGTCCCCCAAAGCCCTAACTGTCCCTCAGAGAAGCCTAGAGAGAGGCGATGTTGCCAAGAAACTCAAACCAGCCTCTACTCCCTCTGGAAGACAGAAGAAGGGGACCGCAGCTTCCCCGACCAGCTCAGCACTCGTGAGCCGTTACCGTTGGAAGGCCGGAGGGCAGGTTGCAGCTGGGTCGGGGACGGGGACAGCGGCGGTGGCTCGCCGTCGCTCCGCCTTCCACTGGACGGCAGAAAAGAACACCAGAGGGCTGAAAACGGGACACGCTTCTCCGAGTTTAACTCAACGGGGCCATCCTCGCCCTCCCTCCCCTGGCGGGTTCAAGCTCCGCAGCAGAATGAAAATCATCAGGCGGTCCGCCAGCAGGTACAATTACACGCCGATTCCCCCACTTTGCATATGTATTTGtatatgtgtttgtgtattttctttttctttcaattatttgttgtattctttgttttgtttttaatgtatatatttttcaggaccccaggaagaatagCTGCAGCATAGCTgtagctaatggggatcctttcaataaaactaaaaactaaaactttgcATAACCTGGCCTGCCTTTTGCAGCCTTttaccagtaggtggcagcaaaGGGCTTTAACGGTGCATCTCAGTATAGGAATTCAAAAAAGGAGACTATATCTTTTATGAGTTCATGCTTGCAATACTTCAAGTGGTGTATTTTAAGAATAGATTTAAATTTGTGTTGATGGTCTGGctttcagctgctgaaaacccaatattcatttttttttttttaataaaaaaaagttattttgtttcCATCAGAACTTGGCACCTGTCCAAACTTCCAAAAGTAGCCATAGTGGCTAATTATCCATTGTACCACTGTGCCTGATCAGCCAGCAACTCCAGAGGAGAGACACCAGAGCCGACTATGCAGGCAAGCTGAAGGCAGCCATCAAAGCAACACGGGCTTCCTGAACATCTAAGCTCATATACACATTTACCAAGAagctgaaattagattttttttccatcagctGGATGCCATAATTCTCAAAATGAAACAAGTGAAACGCGTCACTCATTCTGTACtgttgagatgcacctgtaatCATTTCTTTGTGCTGTGCTGTTTATTTCCAGCAGCTGTTTTCTCTTTGCTTCGCTCTGTTCTTCACCTTGGACCTCTTGTTCCCCGTTCTATGTCCACGCTGTGCCCTCAGCGTCGGCGGGTCAGAGAAGGCGAGCAGCCCGGCTTCAGGAAAGCCTTCGCCACGTAGTCGCCTGCACTCCTTCGCCAGGAGTCCTGCGGGAGTTCGTAGGACGCCTTCCAGGGAGCTGGTCTGTTTCGGCAGACACAAGCTAAGGCGGCTCTCCCCGACCTCGTCGAGAACAAGTAAGAAACACATCAGCGTTTAACGGATGAAATCATTTGTACTTATTATC
Proteins encoded in this region:
- the zc3h3 gene encoding zinc finger CCCH domain-containing protein 3 isoform X1, with translation MEEREALKRQIELLQDLIDRHKSVHGDEPITAAAQRQPEVPTAAKGGSLSAAFVHPHSSRGRGSWRKTYSLRNDHPQSTVRRPSTVPSTSLCPPASQYGSGSISSTIDRKGLETDLSKTATLSGNLTLKKEEISARKMETSAAATERLNALSAKRGSSSRSIDVQRDAAETQGGQQKAETRSVILPGKKTGASCKVPSSVNTDALMSSKNSVLVQNKPPPNSQTGSESCKTHNSSTLPALSSDLTKPPLRSPSKESKHSAPGFQVNAACLKKSKFTWVKSQTADPEPKAASSASVPNRVTHSHTPVLKAPPTVGSPSSGVLSKKTPHRKVPRKLSPVTVAPKTSKYRWVSSSGAQTKNQRKPTSPKALTVPQRSLERGDVAKKLKPASTPSGRQKKGTAASPTSSALVSRYRWKAGGQVAAGSGTGTAAVARRRSAFHWTAEKNTRGLKTGHASPSLTQRGHPRPPSPGGFKLRSRMKIIRRSASSVGGSEKASSPASGKPSPRSRLHSFARSPAGVRRTPSRELVCFGRHKLRRLSPTSSRTNTVSPSHPSPASKRVFRTRYKMVTRPGTSAIHSPQYNPSLSWRARKIQSARTFLQNRRRAPFDRHQPSSRCWTGIEMCWIRGSLYRVSANKLSRTVTPHTSIDRRGKLSSPHTSPALTRHLASRAVQRSIAIIRHARQKKQQKQYCMYYNRFGKCNRGTSCPFIHDPDKVAVCTRFLRGTCKQADGTCPFSHKVAKEKMPVCSYFLKGICNNSDCPYSHVYVSRKAEVCEDFVKGYCPEGEKCKKKHTLVCPDFSKTGSCPRGSRCKLQHRQRVKRSPSSTATVPVKKGRSKEPVKRPHLSVVMPQDAQAAPGTPIAGPLALPSFISLSSSPEEADAPDSPLADAAQLKERKLQIKPRLRDQKD
- the zc3h3 gene encoding zinc finger CCCH domain-containing protein 3 isoform X2 codes for the protein METSAAATERLNALSAKRGSSSRSIDVQRDAAETQGGQQKAETRSVILPGKKTGASCKVPSSVNTDALMSSKNSVLVQNKPPPNSQTGSESCKTHNSSTLPALSSDLTKPPLRSPSKESKHSAPGFQVNAACLKKSKFTWVKSQTADPEPKAASSASVPNRVTHSHTPVLKAPPTVGSPSSGVLSKKTPHRKVPRKLSPVTVAPKTSKYRWVSSSGAQTKNQRKPTSPKALTVPQRSLERGDVAKKLKPASTPSGRQKKGTAASPTSSALVSRYRWKAGGQVAAGSGTGTAAVARRRSAFHWTAEKNTRGLKTGHASPSLTQRGHPRPPSPGGFKLRSRMKIIRRSASSVGGSEKASSPASGKPSPRSRLHSFARSPAGVRRTPSRELVCFGRHKLRRLSPTSSRTNTVSPSHPSPASKRVFRTRYKMVTRPGTSAIHSPQYNPSLSWRARKIQSARTFLQNRRRAPFDRHQPSSRCWTGIEMCWIRGSLYRVSANKLSRTVTPHTSIDRRGKLSSPHTSPALTRHLASRAVQRSIAIIRHARQKKQQKQYCMYYNRFGKCNRGTSCPFIHDPDKVAVCTRFLRGTCKQADGTCPFSHKVAKEKMPVCSYFLKGICNNSDCPYSHVYVSRKAEVCEDFVKGYCPEGEKCKKKHTLVCPDFSKTGSCPRGSRCKLQHRQRVKRSPSSTATVPVKKGRSKEPVKRLDRPHLSVVMPQDAQAAPGTPIAGPLALPSFISLSSSPEEADAPDSPLADAAQLKERKLQIKPRLRDQKD